In Hemiscyllium ocellatum isolate sHemOce1 chromosome 33, sHemOce1.pat.X.cur, whole genome shotgun sequence, the following are encoded in one genomic region:
- the LOC132831377 gene encoding uncharacterized protein LOC132831377, with product MKPTLFLFGLCLTATWTSMQTSNTTSGAPPTLQGPTSNSSAATAETWIKTGTPAMTSHSTDVTTKMTNGFVSMAPRIASDGPNGTVIVPRDLVSAMSNNMTISTPPMSLSLPRVIGTQSNNISESSQTLATPCNLIGDWWVWKQNSITLNNTGPTRIVQVRVNATCDRHGPGNSGFNQTICPLVGFPDYSKATSNYSSIVIQNLAWSQDCIEHLQNLTGLQQWCPGYNITTLDARTECPHNITIHNTGICQEVMSVCLRGNGTKSEDTYTYLNDTRTCCHAFVNNTAADPRDYLFNFPGCLKSKISPTHRTVFLRPTERKEAIYRKQRALLATSLLASLKK from the coding sequence ATGAAACCTACCCTCTTTCTCTTTGGCCTCTGCCTAACAGCGACATGGACATCAATGCAGACCAGTAACACCACCAGCGGTGCACCTCCCACTCTCCAAGGGCCTACAAGCAACTCTAGTGCAGCCACCGCGGAGACGTGGATAAAAACAGGCACCCCCGCGATGACGTCACACTCTACAGATGTTACTACTAAAATGACTAATGGTTTTGTGAGTATGGCACCACGTATTGCTTCTGATGGCCCCAATGGTACAGTAATAGTCCCGAGGGATCTCGTGAGTGCTATGAGTAACAATATGACTATTAGCACCCccccaatgagtttatcactgccCAGAGTGATAGGTACCCAGTCTAATAATATAAGTGAGTCCAGTCAGACCTTAGCTACCCCTTGCAACCTCATCGGGGATTGGTGGGTATGGAAACAGAATAGCATAACGCTGAATAACACAGGCCCCACGAGAATAGTTCAGGTCAGAGTGAATGCCACGTGTGATCGTCATGGCCCAGGTAACAGTGGGTTTAACCAGACAATTTGTCCCTTGGTCGGCTTTCCTGACTACTCTAAGGCCACTTCTAATTATAGCAGCATAGTCATCCAAAATCTTGCATGGTCACAGGATTGCATAGAGCATTTGCAAAACCTAACAGGACTTCAACAGTGGTGCCCTGGATATAATATTACAACTCTGGAtgccaggacagaatgtcccCATAATATAACAATTCATAATACTGGCATCTGCCAGGAAGTAATGTCTGTATGCCTACGAGGAAATGGCACCAAATCCGAGGATACCTATACGTACTTAAATGATACACGCACGTGCTGCCATGCCTTTGTGAATAATACTGCAGCGGACCCCAGAGACTATTTGTTCAACTTTCCCGGTTGCTTAAAATCAAAAATCTCGCCCACACACCGCACCGTTTTCTTAAGACCCACCGAAAGAAAAGAAGCAATTTACCGGAAGCAACGAGCCTTACTGGCAACATCTTTACTGGCTTCCTTGAAAAAGTAA